In the genome of Coregonus clupeaformis isolate EN_2021a chromosome 1, ASM2061545v1, whole genome shotgun sequence, one region contains:
- the npm3 gene encoding nucleoplasmin-3, with protein sequence MSHSHGEDDCCSEDHGSVGQSRLESYVFSCELSSKVPFYTFQGDEEEDLEHFLELRTVCLGEGAKEESNVVEVTAMNHQGKTISVPVANLHINCLPMVSLGEFELKAPVTIRLKSGTGPVTVSGLHLIASDNADTDMSSEEEDFDEEIIPIKPAKKKQKL encoded by the exons ATGTCGCACAGTCACGGAGAAGACGATTGCTGCTCAGAAGACCACGGGAGTGTTGGCCAATCGAGATTGGAGAGTTATGTATTCA GTTGTGAATTATCCTCCAAAGTACCGTTCTACACTTTCCAAGGGGACGAAGAGGAGGATTTGGAACACTTTCTCGAGCTACGGACG GTTTGCCTAGGAGAGGGAGCGAAGGAGGAGAGTAATGTGGTGGAGGTGACCGCTATGAACCACCAGGGGAAAACTATCTCTGTACCCGTCGCCAACCTCCATATCAACTGCCTGCCCATG GTGAGTCTTGGGGAGTTTGAGTTGAAGGCCCCCGTCACCATCAGACTGAAGTCGGGTACCGGACCAGTGACCGTTAGCGGTCTACACCTCATTG CCTCTGACAATGCTGACACTGACATGTCTAGCGAAGAAGAAGACTTTGACGAGGAGATAATCCCCATCAAACCAGCCAAAAAGAAACAGAAGTTGTAA